The Streptomyces rimosus genomic interval GCAAGGCGGGCGACACCGTCGAGCTCTCGACGCTGCTCGTCGTGGACGGCGAGTCGGTCACCAGCGACCCGTGGGTGCTGGCTGGCGTGAAGGTCCAGGCCGAGGTCGTGGACCACCACAAGGGCGACAAGATCCGCATCCAGAAGTACAAGAACAAGACCGGTTACAAGAAGCGGATCGGCCACCGCCAGCTGCACACCGCGCTGAAGATCACCGGCATCGACGCTCCGGCGAAGTAAGGGACTGAGGAGACATGGCACACAAGAAGGGCGCATCGTCCACTCGGAACGGTCGCGATTCCAATGCTCAGCGGCTCGGCGTGAAGCGCTTCGGCGGTCAGGCCGTCCTCGCCGGTGAGATCCTGGTCCGCCAGCGCGGCACCCACTTCCACCCGGGCACCGGCGTCGGCCGCGGCGGCGACGACACCCTGTTCGCCCTGGCCTCCGGTGCGGTGCAGTTCGGCACCCACCGTGGCCGCAAGGTCGTGAACATCGTCCCGATCGCCGAGTGACCCACCACTTCGGCATCGGGCGATAGCTCAGCAGCACCACTCCGAGGGCGGACCGCCTTACCCCGCAGCAGTGCGGGAAGGCCGGTCCGCCCTTGGCGTGTTAGTACAGAGACATTCCGTCGTACCTGGAGGCACGCACCATGACCACCTTCGTGGACCGCGTCGAGCTGCACGTCGCCGCGGGTAACGGAGGCCACGGCGTGGCCTCCGTGATGCGCGAGAAGTTCAAGCCGCTCGGCGGCCCCGACGGCGGCAACGGCGGCCGCGGCGGCGACGTGATCCTGGTCGTCGACCAGGACGTCACCACGCTCCTCGACTACCACCACCACCCGCACCGCAAGGCCACCAACGGCCAGCCGGGCGCCGGCGACCACCGCGCCGGCAAGAACGGCCAGGACCTGGTCCTGCCGGTCCCGGACGGCACCGTCGTCCTCGACCGCAAGGGCAATGTGCTCGCCGACATGGTCGGCCAGGGCACCACCTTCATCGCGGCCCAGGGCGGGCGCGGCGGCCTCGGCAACGCGGCCCTGGCCTCCGCCCGGCGCAAGGCCCCCGGCTTCGCGCTGCTCGGCGAGCCCGGCGACGCCCGCGACATCGTGCTGGAGCTCAAGACCGTCGCGGACGTCGCGCTGGTCGGCTACCCGAGCGCCGGCAAGTCCTCGCTGATCTCAGTGCTCTCGGCCGCCAAGCCGAAGATCGCCGACTACCCGTTCACCACCCTGGTGCCCAACCTCGGCGTGGTCACGGCCGGCTCCACCGTCTACACCATCGCGGACGTGCCCGGCCTGATCCCCGGCGCCAGCCAGGGCAAGGGCCTGGGCCTGGAGTTCCTGCGGCACGTCGAGCGCTGCGAGGTGCTGGTGCACGTGCTGGACACCGCCACCCTGGAGTCCGACCGCGACCCGGTCTCCGACCTGGACGTCATCGAGGCGGAGCTGGCGCAGTACGGCGGCCTGGACAACCGGCCGCGGGTGGTCGTCCTCAACAAGATCGACATCCCGGACGGGCAGGACCTCGCCGACATAATCCGCCCCGACCTGGAGGAGCGCGGCTACCGCGTCTTCGAGGTCTCGGCCGTCGCGCGCACCGGCCTCAAGGAGCTGTCGTACGCGCTCGCCGACATCGTCGCCAAGGCGCGCGCCGCCAAGCCCGTACAGGAAGCCACCCGTATCGTCATCCGCCCGAAGGCCGTGGACGACACGGGCTTCACGGTCACGCCGGAGGGCGAGGGCTTCTTCCGCGTACGGGGCGAGAAGCCCGAGCGCTGGGTCCGCCAGACCGACTTCAACAACGACGAGGCCGTCGGCTACCTCGCCGACCGCCTCAACCGCCTCGGCGTCGAGGACGAGCTGCGCAAGGTCGGCGCGCACGCCGGCGACGGCATTGCGATCGGCCCCGAGGACAACGCGGTCGTCTTCGACTGGGAGCCGATGATGGCGGCGGGCGCCGAGATGCTCGGCCGCCGCGGCGAGGACCACCGTATGGAGGCGCCCCGCCCGGCCGTGCAGCGCCGTCGCGACCGCGAGGCGGCGCGGGACGAGTCCGAGCAGGAGTACGAGGGCTTCCAGCCCTTCTGACGGACACGGGCGCGCGAACGGGAAGGCCCCGGCCGGACTCCTGGGGCCTTCCCCGCGGTGGTACGAAGGCGTCCGTACGGAAACCTCCCGTACGCGACGGGGGACAGGCGAGCACGAAGCAGGCAGGGGTAGCAGTGGCAGGCGCAAGGCAGGACGTGACGGACGCCCGCAGGATCGTGGTCAAGGTCGGCTCGTCCTCGCTGACCACGGCGAGCGGCGGCCTGGACGCCGACCGGGTGGACGCGCTGGTGGACGTGCTGGCCAAGCACCAGGACAAGGAGATCGTGCTGGTCTCCTCCGGGGCCATCGCGGCGGGCCTCGCGCCCCTCGGCCTGGACCGGCGGCCCCGCGACCTGGCCCGGCAGCAGGCCGCCGCCAGCGTCGGCCAGGGCCTGCTGGTCGCCCGCTACACCGCCTCCTTCGCGCGTTACGGGCGCCGCGTCGGCCAGGTCCTGCTCACCTCCGACGACACCAGCCGCCGCGCCCACTACCGCAACGCCTTCCGCACCCTGGACCAGCTGCTGGCGATGGGCGCCGTACCGATCGTCAACGAGAACGACACCGTCGCCACCGACGAGATCCGCTTCGGCGACAACGACCGGCTGGCCGCGCTGGTCGCCCACCTCGTACGCGCCGACCTGCTCGTCCTGCTCTCGGACGTGGACGGGCTCTACGACGGCGACCCGGCCACCCCCGGCACCTCCCGGATAGCCGAGGTACGCGGCCCGGCCGACCTGGAGGGCATCTCGATCGGCAGCGCGGGCCGGGCCGGCGTCGGCACCGGCGGTATGGTGACCAAGGTTGAGGCGGCCCGGATCGCCGCCGCGGCCGGCATCCCGGTCGTGCTGACCTCCGCCGTACACGCCGCCGAGGCCCTGGCCGGCGGCCCGACCGGCACCCACTTCCTGCGCACCGGCCGCCGCTCCGCCGGCCGGCTGCTGTGGCTGGCGCACGCCTCCACCCCGCGCGGCGCGCTGGTGCTGGACGACGGGGCCGTGACGGCCGTCGTCGAACGGCACTCCTCGCTGCTGCCGGCCGGCATCGCCTCGGTGGAGGGGGAGTTCAGCGCCGGCGACCCGGTCGAACTGCGCGACACCACCGGCCGCGCCGTCGCCCGCGGCCTGGTCAGCTTCGACGCCCGGGAGATCCCCCGGCTGATCGGCCGCTCCACCCACGACCTCGCCCGCGAACTCGGGCCCGCCTACGAACGCGAGGTCGTGCACCGCGACGATCTGGTCGTACTGGACCACTGACGCCCGTCACGGGGGAGCGCGGACACCGGCCGGGAACGGCCCAAAGACCAGCCTTTCCACGGAGACCTTCTCGAAAATGCCCCCGCGACGGGCCGCGGGCTGGTCAACTTTGTTGCGGGGACGCGTCAGGGGAGCACCGTCCCGCGCGCGAGCGCGCGCTACGTCACAGCAGTGCCGGACCACTGCCGGGGAACCGCCCGCGGCCGGGGCCCGGAGCAGCGCGACCCGCGGTGCCCGGGGCGTCCCGGCGCGGTGGCGCGACCCGCGGCGGCCGGCACCGGCGAAGAGGACCGCATGGATCGGCTCCGCCCGGACGAGCGGAGCGCTACGCACAACAGGAGGCCGCCGGTGAGACGAGGGCGCCCAGGGGCGCTGCCCCGAGGGACGGCGGAACGGGCACTGACCAGCGTCCAGGCCGCCGGTCCGGCCGGCACGGACGACGACCGTGCCGGGCCGGGCCCGGCGGCGCACGGCGGGCCGGCGCGCGAGCGGCGCGAGGCGTCCCGGCTGTGGCACGTCACCCTCAGCGTCTCGGGGGCCGAGGCCCCCGTACAGGAGGTCCGGCGGGCACTCGAACAGCTCGCGCACGACCATCCCTTCCTGCTGACCAGCCGCTACGCCGGCGACCACGCCGAGATCCGCTACTGGGAAGAGGCCCGCGACCTGCACGACGCGGCGGCGGTCGCGCTGCGGCTGTGGGGCGAGCACCGCTCCTCGGCCGGACTGCCGCCGTGGGAGATCGTGGGCCTGGAGGTCATCGACCGGGAGACGTACCACCAGCGGGTCGCGGAGGGGTACGGACCGCCGCCTGCGGCTCGGATGGGGGTGCATCCGTACTGACGGGGGCGGCGGGCGGTGTGGGGCTGCTGGAGGGGCTGTGGTGTTCGCGGCGGTCCGTGCGGGTCTGGCGGATGGGCCGTGTGCCCCGGCGGTCCGTGTGGGCCTGCCGGACGGACCGCGGCGCCCCGGCGGCCCGCGGCGTCTTGCCAGCTGGAACGCGGCGGGCCACGGTCCGCCGCCCGGCTAGGCTTTCCGCCATGACCAGCGAATCAGCGCACTCCTCACCCGTCATCGAGACCGCACGGCGCGCCAAGGAAGCGGCGGCCGTCCTGGCGCCGCAGCCGCGCACCGCGCGCGACGGCGCGCTGCTCGCCATCGCCGACGCCCTGGTGGCCCGTACGGAGGAGATCGTCGCCGCCAACGCCGGTGACGTCGCCAAGGCACGGGCCGCGGGCACCGGCGAGTCCCTCGTGGACCGGCTCACCCTGACCCCGGAGCGGGTCACCGCGATGGCCGCCGACGTCCGGGACGTGGTGGCGCTGCCCGACCCGGTGGGTGAGGTGGTGCGCGGCTCCACGCTGCCCAACGGCCTGGACCTGCGGCAGGTCCGCGTCCCGCTGGGCGTCGTCGGGATCATCTACGAGGCCCGCCCGAACGTGACCGTGGACGCCGCCGCGCTGTGCCTGAAGGCGGGCAACGCGGTGCTGCTGCGCGGTTCGTCCTCCGCGTACGCCACGAACAGCGTCCTCGTCGAGGTGCTGCGGGACGCCGTCGCGAGCGTCGGGCTGCCCGCCGACGTCGTCCAGCTGGTGCCGGGGGAGAGCCGGGAGTCGGTGCGCGAGCTGATGCGGGCGCGCGGCCTGGTCGACGTACTGATCCCGCGCGGCGGCGCCTCGCTGATCCGTACGGTCGTGGAGGAGTCCACCGTCCCGGTGATCGAGACCGGCACCGGAAACTGCCATGTCTACGTGGACGAGCACGCCGACATCGACATGGCCCTGGACATCCTGATCAACTCCAAGGCGCAGCGGCCGAGCGTGTGCAATGCCGCCGAAACGGTTCTGGTGCACGCCGGTATCGCCGAGACGTTCCTGCCGCGGGCCCTGGAGGCGCTGACCCAGGCCGGGGTGGTCGTGCACGGCGACACCGCCTGGCAGCAGGCCGGGCCCGGCCTGGTCGCGCCCGCCACGGACGAGGACTGGGCGGCCGAGTACCTCTCGTACGACATCGCCGCGGCCGTCGTGCAGGACCTGGACGCCGCGGTGGCGCACATCCGCCGCTGGTCCTCCGGGCACACCGAGGCGATCGTGACCACCTCGCAGGCGGCGGCCCGCCGCTTCACCCAACTCGTGGACGCAACGACCGTCGCGGTGAACGCCTCCACCCGTTTCACCGACGGCAGCCAGTTCGGCTTCGGCGCCGAGATCGGCATCTCGACGCAGAAGCTGCACGCCCGCGGGCCGATGGGTCTGCCGGAGCTGACTTCGACGAAGTACGTGGTCACAGGGGACGGCCACACGCGCTGACCCAACGGGCGGGGAGCGCGCCGCACCCCGGCGGTACGGGCGGGCGGCACACCGGGCCGCGGCCGAATTCCCGTATCTCCCCGCCCACGGGCGGCCGCCCGGGGCTAGTCTGGACGGGTGCCGGACGACGTGGGGGGCAAGCCGTTCCCGGACGGCGAGGAGCCCGACGAGCACAGCCATCCGAGCCACGGGGCAGCGGACGAGGAGTTCGCCTCCGTGGTCCTCGACGAGGACTTCGTGCGGTCCGCGCGCTTCCACGAACCCACCGCGGTGGAGCGGATGCTGGCCGCCGCCCGGGCCCGCGCCGAGGCCGACGCGGCCCGTTCCCGCCCGGGGTTCGCCGCCGACCCGGACGCCGCGGGCCCGGACGGCCGGCCGCGCGGCCTCGGCCGCCGCCGCGGCTCCGCCGACGCCCATGCGACCACCGACCCGGACGCGTACGGCCCCTATGGCCCGTACGGCCCGTACGGCGGCGCCCTGCGCCCGTACCGCTCCAGCGTCCGCTGGCACCGCCCGGTGGCCTGGGTGCTCGCCGTGATCATGGGAATCGGGCTGGTCGCGCTGGCCTTCTCCGCGGTCTACCGGGGCGCCTCCGGGGGGCGCACCCAGAATCCGGCACCACCGCCCGCGACCAGCGGCGTGGACGGCCCGCCGACCGCCCGCCCCAGCGTCCTGCCCTCGGCGTCCGCCTCGGCCGCCTCGGAGGCGCCGCCCGTACCGGCCACGCCGCGCGCCCGCTGACCGCGCCCGGCGCGCCGGGCGGTAGCGACCGCGCCCCGGCGCGCCGCAAGTGGGTGGCGCGACTCCGTAAGGGCCCGCCGAACTTGTCCCGTACCAGGGCGTTTACCGACGGCCCCGCAGACCTACTCTTGGGGTATGGCCGGTGCTGGTGACCCTCCCGAAGGGACCCCCGAGGGCGCCGCGGGAGGCGGAGAGGACGAATACCGATCCGTCGTCTTCGACGAATCGTTTGTACGGGCTGCACGCCTTCAGGAGTATTCCGCGAGGGAACGCATGGGGGACCACGCACGGGCCGTACGCACCCGGCACGCCTGGGCCCGGCTCGGCGGCGCCCGGCAGGCCGTCATCCTCGCCCTGCTGATCGTCCTCGCCTTCGGCACCGCGATCTACATGGGCATCCGGCATCCGTACCGGCCGCCCGAGCCGCTGGCGGCCGAGCCGCTGCGGTCCACGGTCGTGCCGCTGGCGCCGGCCGGCGCCGTACCGGGCGGCACGGCGGCGGACCTCTTCGCGCGGAGCCCGGCCGCGCAGTACCGCGTCGGCGCGGCGGGCGTGAACCTGCCCGCCGTCGGCCGCACCGAGCACTTCTCCGACGGCCAGGTCGTCTCCGCCCTGTCCATCGTCAAGGACTATCTCGTGCGCTCCTCGATCGACCCGGCCACCCTGACGGGCGGGTCCGTACGGCCGGTGGGGCTGCTGCTCAAGCCCAGCCAGCTCGACCAGTTCGACCGGAGCCTCGCGCACCCGGCCGACGACGGGCGGCACGCGGCCACCGGCTGGCTGACCCGCTTCGACCCGGGCCGGGTGGAGCTGGCCGATCCCAACGTACGGGTGAGCGGCACGCTTTCGGCCACCGAGGTCGGCGCGGACGCGCTGGAGGTCAGCGCCGACTTCACCTTCGCCTACGCGGTGCGCCCGGCCACCGCGAAGGGCGCGGCGGGCCAACGGTCGCCCGCCGCCTCGCTGTTCACCGTCCGCCGTGATCTGCGCTTCCGTATCGGGCGCGACGACCTGAACGACCACCGCCTGGAGGTGCTGCAGAGCAACCTCCAGGCGGGGCCGATGTCCTGCTCGGCCGGCGCGGCGAGCGAACTGCGCCCGCTGCTCGCCGGGCAGCGCGCCGCGGACACCGGGCCCGAGGGCACCGATCCGTACGCCCGCGGCCGGACGAACACGGGCCTGTGCGGGAAGCTGGCGGCCGGCGCCCAGCCGGGCCCGGCCTCCGCGGACCGTTAGTGCCCGGCCGGGCTCTCGCCTTCCCTGCCGTCAGCGTCCGCTCGGACCCTCCGGGCCGCCGGCGTCCGGGCCGTCCGTACCGCCGGTGCCACCGGTGCCGTTGGCGCCGCCCGAGCCGCCGGGCCGGGAGCCGCCGCGGAAGACCGTGTCCCGCAGCTTGCCGCCCAGGTCGCCGGCGCCGCCGGCTATGTCGCGCACCAGACCCATCAGCGGGTCCTTGCTCGTCCGCACCGATTCGGCGTAGTGCGCGGCGGACTCGCGGAAGGAGTCGGAGACCGAGGTGTCCTTGTCCTCCTCCTTGCGCGGGTAGTGGCCGTCCATGATGCGCTGGTAGTCGCGGCTGGCGGACCACTTCTTCAGCTCGGCGGCGCGCACGGTGGTGAAGGGGTGGCTGCGCGGCAGCATGTTCAGCACCTTCAGGACGGAGTCGCGCAGGTCGCCGCCGGCTTCGTACTCCTCGGCCTGCTGGAGGAACGCGTCCACGTTCATCTCGTGCAGGTGGTTGCCGCCGGCCAGCTTCATCAGACCGCGCATGGACGCCTGGAGGTCCTGCCCGACCAGCAGTCCCGCACGGTCCGCCGACAGCTCCGACTTGCGGAACCACTCGCGCAGCGCCGTCACGATCGCCATCACCGCGACGTTGCCCAGCGGAATCCAGGCGATCTTCAACGCGAGGTTGGTCAGGAACAGCAGGACGGTGCGGTAGACCGCGTGGCCGGACAGCGCGTGGCCGACCTCGTGGCCGATGACCGCGCGCATCTCCTCCTCGTCGAGCAGCTCGACCAGGCCGGTGGTCAGGACGATGATGGGCTCGTCCAGGCCGATGCACATGGCGTTCGGCGAGGGGTCCTGGTTCACGTACATCGGCGGGACCTTCTCCAGGTCCAGGATGTAACACGCGTCCCGCAGCATGTCGTTGAGATGCGCGAACTGCTGGTCGCTGACCCGCACCGAGTCCGACAGGAACATCAGCCGCAGGCTGCGCTCCGGCAACAGGCCGCTGAGCGTCTTGAAGACGGTGTCGAACCCGCTCAGCTTGCGCAGGGCCACGAGCGCGGAGCGGTCCGCCGGGTGCTCGTAGGCGCGGGACGAGATCCCGGGGAACCGCCTGCGGTCCCGGCTCGGTACGCGCTCGCTGCCGCCTGGGCTCTCCGTCATTGGGGCCTCCCCCTGTTCGACTGCGTGTGATTCAGACTAGAGGACGCCACTGACAGCGGTTTGGATGCCCAGGCGTACGCTGGCGAGCGCACCAGGGGCGCGCAGATGCCCACATGCCCGTACAAAGGGAGCGCTTGACTCATGCCGAACACGAGCGTGCTGCTCGCCGCCGCGGCGGAGACCTCGAAGAACGACGGGCCGGGCTGGGTCCTGCGCACCGTCCTGATCGTCGGCATCCTCGGCGCGGTGTTCCTCGCGTGGGTCCTGCTGCGCAACTACGGGAAGGACGACAGGGACGGCGACGGCGACGACCGCCGCTGACCGTCCCGTCCCGCCGTCCGCCCGTTCACCCGCCGGGGCGGGCACCGCACACCCGCGCGCACGGGCGTGCGAGCGCCCTCCCGGCGGAGTCGGCGTGAGCCGCGGGCGGGCTCACGCATACGATGTGGCGGAAGTCTCTGTCCGAACCCATCCTGGATTGGCCTAGCCGACGATGAGCCTGCACACCACCGCACAGCACCTGGTCACCCTCGCCGAAGGCGGTCAGGAGGGGGGCGGCCACGAGAGCCTCAGCCCGTTCGTCACGGGTGGCGGCGCCCTGATTGCCCTGCTTCTCCTGCTGTGGATCACCACCCGCTTCAACCGGGACCGCTGAGGGCGGCACCCGGCACCGCGCAGCGCCCAGTAGGGTCTGCACGCATGGGAGAGCAGACAGGGCCCGTGAAGCGGCGGCTCGGAGTGATGGGCGGAACGTTCGACCCGATCCATCACGGACACCTGGTCGCCGCCAGCGAGGTGGCCAGCCAGTTCCACCTCGACGAGGTCATCTTCGTGCCGACGGGGCAGCCGTGGCAGAAGAGCCACAAGACGGTGTCCCCGGCCGAGGACCGGTATCTGATGACGGTCATCGCGACCGCGTCCAACCCGCAGTTCTCCGTCAGCCGCATCGACATCGACCGCGGCGGCAAGACCTACACCATCGACACGCTGCGCGAGCTGCACCAGCAGCACCGTGACGCGGACCTCTTCTTCATCACCGGCGCCGACGCGCTCGGCCAGATCCTGACCTGGCACGACGCGCCGGAGCTGTTCTCGCTCGCCCACTTCATCGGGGTGACCAGGCCCGGGCACATACTCGCCGACCCAGGGCTCCCCGAAGGGGCGGTGTCCCTGGTCGAGGTGCCGGCCCTGGCCATCTCCTCGACCGACTGCCGGGCGCGCGTCGCCCAGGGGGAT includes:
- a CDS encoding SCO2584 family spore wall biosynthesis protein, with protein sequence MPDDVGGKPFPDGEEPDEHSHPSHGAADEEFASVVLDEDFVRSARFHEPTAVERMLAAARARAEADAARSRPGFAADPDAAGPDGRPRGLGRRRGSADAHATTDPDAYGPYGPYGPYGGALRPYRSSVRWHRPVAWVLAVIMGIGLVALAFSAVYRGASGGRTQNPAPPPATSGVDGPPTARPSVLPSASASAASEAPPVPATPRAR
- a CDS encoding M48 family metallopeptidase gives rise to the protein MTESPGGSERVPSRDRRRFPGISSRAYEHPADRSALVALRKLSGFDTVFKTLSGLLPERSLRLMFLSDSVRVSDQQFAHLNDMLRDACYILDLEKVPPMYVNQDPSPNAMCIGLDEPIIVLTTGLVELLDEEEMRAVIGHEVGHALSGHAVYRTVLLFLTNLALKIAWIPLGNVAVMAIVTALREWFRKSELSADRAGLLVGQDLQASMRGLMKLAGGNHLHEMNVDAFLQQAEEYEAGGDLRDSVLKVLNMLPRSHPFTTVRAAELKKWSASRDYQRIMDGHYPRKEEDKDTSVSDSFRESAAHYAESVRTSKDPLMGLVRDIAGGAGDLGGKLRDTVFRGGSRPGGSGGANGTGGTGGTDGPDAGGPEGPSGR
- the proB gene encoding glutamate 5-kinase, translating into MTDARRIVVKVGSSSLTTASGGLDADRVDALVDVLAKHQDKEIVLVSSGAIAAGLAPLGLDRRPRDLARQQAAASVGQGLLVARYTASFARYGRRVGQVLLTSDDTSRRAHYRNAFRTLDQLLAMGAVPIVNENDTVATDEIRFGDNDRLAALVAHLVRADLLVLLSDVDGLYDGDPATPGTSRIAEVRGPADLEGISIGSAGRAGVGTGGMVTKVEAARIAAAAGIPVVLTSAVHAAEALAGGPTGTHFLRTGRRSAGRLLWLAHASTPRGALVLDDGAVTAVVERHSSLLPAGIASVEGEFSAGDPVELRDTTGRAVARGLVSFDAREIPRLIGRSTHDLARELGPAYEREVVHRDDLVVLDH
- a CDS encoding glutamate-5-semialdehyde dehydrogenase — its product is MTSESAHSSPVIETARRAKEAAAVLAPQPRTARDGALLAIADALVARTEEIVAANAGDVAKARAAGTGESLVDRLTLTPERVTAMAADVRDVVALPDPVGEVVRGSTLPNGLDLRQVRVPLGVVGIIYEARPNVTVDAAALCLKAGNAVLLRGSSSAYATNSVLVEVLRDAVASVGLPADVVQLVPGESRESVRELMRARGLVDVLIPRGGASLIRTVVEESTVPVIETGTGNCHVYVDEHADIDMALDILINSKAQRPSVCNAAETVLVHAGIAETFLPRALEALTQAGVVVHGDTAWQQAGPGLVAPATDEDWAAEYLSYDIAAAVVQDLDAAVAHIRRWSSGHTEAIVTTSQAAARRFTQLVDATTVAVNASTRFTDGSQFGFGAEIGISTQKLHARGPMGLPELTSTKYVVTGDGHTR
- the rpmA gene encoding 50S ribosomal protein L27 produces the protein MAHKKGASSTRNGRDSNAQRLGVKRFGGQAVLAGEILVRQRGTHFHPGTGVGRGGDDTLFALASGAVQFGTHRGRKVVNIVPIAE
- the rplU gene encoding 50S ribosomal protein L21, producing MYAIVRTGARQQKVAVGDVIEVDRMSDSKAGDTVELSTLLVVDGESVTSDPWVLAGVKVQAEVVDHHKGDKIRIQKYKNKTGYKKRIGHRQLHTALKITGIDAPAK
- the obgE gene encoding GTPase ObgE, with product MTTFVDRVELHVAAGNGGHGVASVMREKFKPLGGPDGGNGGRGGDVILVVDQDVTTLLDYHHHPHRKATNGQPGAGDHRAGKNGQDLVLPVPDGTVVLDRKGNVLADMVGQGTTFIAAQGGRGGLGNAALASARRKAPGFALLGEPGDARDIVLELKTVADVALVGYPSAGKSSLISVLSAAKPKIADYPFTTLVPNLGVVTAGSTVYTIADVPGLIPGASQGKGLGLEFLRHVERCEVLVHVLDTATLESDRDPVSDLDVIEAELAQYGGLDNRPRVVVLNKIDIPDGQDLADIIRPDLEERGYRVFEVSAVARTGLKELSYALADIVAKARAAKPVQEATRIVIRPKAVDDTGFTVTPEGEGFFRVRGEKPERWVRQTDFNNDEAVGYLADRLNRLGVEDELRKVGAHAGDGIAIGPEDNAVVFDWEPMMAAGAEMLGRRGEDHRMEAPRPAVQRRRDREAARDESEQEYEGFQPF
- the nadD gene encoding nicotinate-nucleotide adenylyltransferase is translated as MGEQTGPVKRRLGVMGGTFDPIHHGHLVAASEVASQFHLDEVIFVPTGQPWQKSHKTVSPAEDRYLMTVIATASNPQFSVSRIDIDRGGKTYTIDTLRELHQQHRDADLFFITGADALGQILTWHDAPELFSLAHFIGVTRPGHILADPGLPEGAVSLVEVPALAISSTDCRARVAQGDPVWYLVPDGVVRYIDKRDLYREDPAGHDGR
- a CDS encoding SCO2583 family membrane protein: MAGAGDPPEGTPEGAAGGGEDEYRSVVFDESFVRAARLQEYSARERMGDHARAVRTRHAWARLGGARQAVILALLIVLAFGTAIYMGIRHPYRPPEPLAAEPLRSTVVPLAPAGAVPGGTAADLFARSPAAQYRVGAAGVNLPAVGRTEHFSDGQVVSALSIVKDYLVRSSIDPATLTGGSVRPVGLLLKPSQLDQFDRSLAHPADDGRHAATGWLTRFDPGRVELADPNVRVSGTLSATEVGADALEVSADFTFAYAVRPATAKGAAGQRSPAASLFTVRRDLRFRIGRDDLNDHRLEVLQSNLQAGPMSCSAGAASELRPLLAGQRAADTGPEGTDPYARGRTNTGLCGKLAAGAQPGPASADR